A window from Nitrospira sp. ND1 encodes these proteins:
- a CDS encoding PAS domain S-box protein, with amino-acid sequence MTAITPGHSILVVDDDPDIALGLQDLLDHDGYQVNVAGTCAEALTQAHEHQYNAVLLDLGLPDGDGSSVLRTLQEQQPQLPVIILTAYTSADRTVGSLTQGAFAYLTKPYNRDELRAVLRRAIGIQALAAKAEHAEHALSESEARFRSLVEAATDSIVLADHNGHILSWNQASSRLFGYTDDEVRGKPLTMLMPQRYRVAHERGLARVKDTGQSRLIGRLVELEGLRKDGSEFSIELSLAMWKTDVAVFFSGIIRDITQRRKAEEILDRLRHLHEVILTQAGEGIYGLDRDGLTTFVNQTAAQVLGYDPSELIDQSMHTRLHHSRPDGSAYPADHCPIYAALHDGVVHRVPRDVFWRKDGTSIPVEYVSTPIIEKGTVAGAVVVFRDITERLEAELAVEESQERFLQLAEHIREVFWITDPAKTRVLYISPGYEEVWGRSCESLYAMPDSWMDAIHSDDRLRVRDAAMSRQISGAYSEEYRILRPDGSVRWIWDRAFPIRDASGTVYRIAGFAEDVTERKRVEAALIESERRYRVLFDDNPSMYFMVDAAGIVLSVNRFGADRLGYDVPELLGSSVLNIFHPDDQDDVRRNLAACLSEMGRPRGWEFRKVRKDGSVIWVRETAQAVLNDQQAPVVLIVCEDITAMKEAELALHDSEEFKNQILRSSADCIKVLDLEGRLQYMNDAGQTILHIRDLNAYLNRPWVDLWEGDDRNAALAALEAAKAGEVGKFVGFCPTTDGIAKWWDVQVTPMLDTRGYTRRLLAISRDITDYRQVQESLRASEERLESVIRGSNDGFWDGHVLPDQPWYSPMTPVWWSPRVREMLGYNEQEFPDILDSWASRLHPDDREIVFDRLTDCLKNGSSHYDVDYRLLTKQGDYCWFHARAEVLDRDAHGYALRMAGSLQCITERKQAEAHLRLSEERLRRALTESEVGIWDWDLQSDRLYWSPDVEVLFGLTPGSFPGTYAAYIGLIYALDRGSVLMQIEHSLHDQATLNIRHRVVWTDHSIHWLAWTGRIHRNADGVATRVLGIVHAIKGHSDT; translated from the coding sequence ATGACAGCCATTACACCCGGCCATTCGATCCTCGTCGTGGACGACGATCCAGACATCGCCCTCGGGCTACAAGACTTACTCGACCACGACGGCTATCAGGTAAACGTCGCCGGCACCTGTGCAGAAGCGCTCACGCAAGCGCATGAGCATCAGTACAATGCCGTCTTGCTGGATTTGGGCTTGCCGGACGGAGACGGCTCCTCGGTCCTGCGAACATTGCAAGAACAACAACCGCAGCTTCCGGTCATCATCCTCACGGCCTACACAAGCGCCGACCGTACCGTCGGTTCACTCACACAAGGCGCATTCGCCTACCTCACCAAACCCTATAACCGGGACGAATTGCGGGCCGTCCTGCGCCGGGCGATCGGCATCCAGGCGCTCGCCGCCAAAGCCGAGCACGCCGAACATGCGCTGAGCGAAAGCGAAGCACGATTTCGATCTCTGGTCGAGGCCGCCACCGACTCCATCGTGCTGGCGGACCACAACGGTCATATTCTCTCCTGGAATCAAGCCTCCTCCCGCTTGTTCGGGTATACCGATGACGAAGTCCGAGGGAAACCCCTGACCATGTTGATGCCGCAACGGTATCGCGTCGCTCACGAGCGAGGGCTCGCCCGCGTGAAGGACACCGGTCAGTCCCGCCTTATCGGTCGTCTGGTCGAGCTGGAGGGCCTGCGCAAGGACGGCAGCGAGTTCTCGATCGAGCTGTCGTTGGCCATGTGGAAAACCGATGTCGCCGTCTTTTTCAGCGGCATCATTCGCGACATTACTCAACGGCGCAAGGCAGAAGAGATTCTCGACCGCCTTCGCCATCTGCACGAAGTCATCCTCACGCAAGCAGGGGAAGGCATCTACGGACTGGATCGCGACGGCCTGACCACCTTCGTGAATCAGACCGCCGCTCAAGTGCTCGGATATGACCCATCCGAACTTATCGACCAATCGATGCACACACGGCTCCACCATTCCCGGCCGGACGGCAGCGCCTATCCGGCCGATCACTGCCCGATCTATGCGGCCCTTCACGACGGCGTAGTCCACCGTGTGCCGCGCGATGTCTTCTGGAGAAAGGACGGCACCAGTATACCGGTGGAATATGTGAGCACCCCGATCATTGAGAAGGGCACGGTGGCAGGGGCCGTGGTCGTCTTCCGCGACATCACTGAGCGACTGGAAGCCGAACTTGCCGTCGAAGAAAGCCAGGAGCGATTCCTCCAGCTGGCGGAGCACATCCGGGAAGTGTTCTGGATCACCGATCCGGCCAAGACCAGAGTGCTCTATATCAGTCCCGGGTACGAAGAAGTCTGGGGGCGTTCCTGCGAAAGCCTCTACGCGATGCCGGACTCGTGGATGGACGCCATCCATTCAGACGACCGGCTACGGGTCCGGGACGCGGCCATGAGCCGGCAAATTTCGGGAGCGTACAGTGAGGAATATCGCATCCTCCGCCCCGATGGATCGGTGCGATGGATCTGGGATCGCGCATTCCCGATTCGTGACGCGTCGGGGACGGTCTATCGCATCGCAGGCTTCGCGGAGGACGTGACGGAGCGCAAACGGGTTGAAGCGGCGCTGATCGAAAGCGAACGTCGGTATCGGGTCCTGTTCGACGACAATCCGTCCATGTATTTCATGGTGGACGCCGCAGGCATCGTCCTGTCGGTCAACCGCTTCGGCGCCGATCGTCTCGGATATGACGTCCCCGAACTACTCGGATCGTCCGTGTTGAACATTTTCCACCCCGACGATCAGGACGACGTACGCCGGAACCTTGCCGCCTGCCTTTCCGAAATGGGCCGGCCCAGAGGTTGGGAGTTTCGCAAGGTTCGGAAGGATGGCAGCGTCATCTGGGTGCGAGAAACCGCCCAGGCTGTGCTGAACGACCAACAGGCTCCGGTTGTGCTGATCGTGTGCGAAGACATCACCGCCATGAAAGAGGCGGAACTCGCCCTCCACGACAGCGAAGAATTTAAGAATCAAATCTTACGTAGCAGCGCCGACTGCATCAAAGTGTTGGACCTGGAAGGCCGGCTCCAATACATGAACGACGCCGGGCAGACGATTTTACATATCAGGGATCTCAATGCCTACCTCAATAGACCTTGGGTGGATCTTTGGGAGGGGGATGATCGGAATGCCGCCCTGGCTGCATTGGAAGCGGCCAAGGCCGGCGAGGTCGGAAAGTTCGTCGGCTTCTGCCCCACCACCGACGGAATCGCAAAGTGGTGGGATGTACAGGTCACCCCCATGCTCGACACGCGGGGCTATACCCGACGCCTCCTGGCTATTTCCCGTGATATCACCGACTACAGACAGGTTCAGGAATCGCTGCGCGCCAGCGAAGAGCGACTCGAATCGGTCATCCGCGGATCGAACGATGGATTCTGGGACGGCCATGTGCTTCCCGACCAGCCCTGGTACTCGCCGATGACGCCGGTCTGGTGGTCGCCGCGCGTGCGTGAGATGCTGGGATACAACGAGCAAGAATTTCCCGATATCCTCGACAGTTGGGCCTCCCGACTGCACCCGGATGATCGCGAAATCGTATTCGATCGGCTCACGGACTGCCTCAAAAATGGCAGCTCTCATTACGACGTCGACTACCGGTTGCTGACCAAGCAGGGTGACTACTGCTGGTTTCACGCGCGGGCCGAAGTGTTGGATCGGGATGCGCACGGGTATGCGCTCCGCATGGCCGGCTCGCTGCAATGCATCACGGAGCGCAAGCAGGCAGAAGCGCACCTACGCCTCAGCGAAGAACGGTTGCGCAGGGCCCTGACCGAATCGGAAGTCGGCATCTGGGATTGGGATCTGCAGTCCGACCGTCTCTACTGGTCACCTGACGTCGAGGTCTTGTTCGGTCTGACCCCCGGGTCTTTTCCCGGCACCTATGCCGCTTATATCGGCCTGATTTATGCGCTGGATCGCGGGTCGGTCCTGATGCAGATCGAACACAGTTTGCACGACCAGGCCACTCTCAACATCCGGCATCGCGTCGTGTGGACCGATCACAGCATCCATTGGCTGGCCTGGACCGGCCGTATTCATCGCAACGCCGACGGGGTCGCCACACGCGTCCTCGGTATCGTTCACGCGATAAAGGGTCACTCGGACACGTAG
- a CDS encoding 2OG-Fe(II) oxygenase, producing the protein MSPTCTSSVTEAVERAIAALDLDRLEREYWDQNEFLYIPEFLPRDFVEATLAQQAQMLKSGLNRNYIPGHKKGGSVGYYAVMEKAPQFIDLYRSDAFRAMLNRLTKVNLLLCPDNDPHSCALYYYTEAGDHIGYHYDTSYYKGARYTILMGLLDQSKQCRLVCDLFKDVPGKQPVHRELATAPGDLVIFNGDKLWHAVTPLGEQEERIVLTMEYVTNPDMGAFKRLYSNLKDSFAYFGLRSVFKRAYAPRSQS; encoded by the coding sequence ATGAGCCCAACCTGTACAAGCAGCGTGACCGAGGCGGTGGAGCGGGCGATTGCGGCGCTGGATCTTGACCGGCTTGAGCGGGAATATTGGGATCAGAACGAATTCCTGTATATCCCAGAGTTTTTGCCGCGCGATTTTGTGGAGGCCACCCTGGCTCAGCAAGCCCAGATGCTCAAGTCAGGGTTGAACCGCAATTATATTCCCGGGCATAAGAAGGGCGGCAGTGTCGGCTATTATGCCGTGATGGAGAAAGCGCCGCAGTTCATCGACCTGTATCGCTCGGACGCCTTCCGGGCGATGCTCAATCGGTTGACCAAGGTGAATTTGCTGCTGTGTCCCGACAACGATCCCCATTCCTGTGCGCTCTATTACTACACGGAAGCCGGCGATCACATCGGGTATCACTACGATACGTCCTACTACAAAGGCGCCCGGTACACCATTCTGATGGGCTTACTCGATCAGTCCAAGCAGTGCCGCTTAGTCTGCGATCTTTTCAAAGATGTGCCGGGGAAACAACCGGTGCACCGTGAATTGGCGACTGCGCCAGGCGATCTGGTGATCTTCAATGGCGACAAACTCTGGCATGCCGTCACGCCGCTCGGAGAGCAGGAAGAGCGGATCGTACTGACCATGGAGTATGTGACGAATCCCGACATGGGCGCGTTCAAGCGCCTGTACTCCAACCTGAAAGATTCCTTCGCCTATTTCGGATTGCGCTCGGTATTTAAGCGGGCGTACGCTCCTCGCTCACAGTCCTGA
- a CDS encoding outer membrane lipoprotein carrier protein LolA, translated as MMRIFLIVAVLLMSGIPAVAQPVKPDEPAVDLQSLQEVQEVVKKIQTRYEKTKDLQASFTQKTRIEGFSTPVISTGHFYIKKPGRLRWDYIEPATEEIYVNKDDVKMYVPEHKQVLVGKLTYMAASQAPLQLLQGVAKLDEEFDIEPTANKDRGAGGILLVSLTPKQGRAEPERAIQKIVIEVQPKTYFLKTIALHEVSGNIATFEFSELKPNSGLKDDLFDFKAPADVEIVRAPVLSRP; from the coding sequence ATGATGCGGATATTCTTAATCGTTGCGGTGCTGCTCATGAGTGGAATTCCGGCAGTGGCTCAACCGGTGAAGCCCGATGAGCCGGCGGTGGACCTCCAGTCTCTGCAGGAGGTCCAAGAGGTCGTGAAGAAGATCCAGACCCGCTATGAAAAGACCAAGGACTTGCAGGCCTCGTTCACGCAAAAAACCAGGATCGAAGGATTTTCGACGCCCGTGATTTCGACCGGACATTTCTATATCAAGAAGCCCGGGCGTCTCCGATGGGATTATATCGAACCGGCTACGGAAGAAATTTACGTCAACAAAGACGACGTCAAAATGTATGTGCCGGAGCACAAGCAGGTGCTGGTGGGCAAGCTCACCTATATGGCCGCTTCCCAGGCGCCGCTGCAATTGCTGCAAGGGGTGGCCAAACTGGATGAAGAGTTCGACATCGAACCCACGGCGAACAAGGACCGTGGCGCAGGGGGCATTCTGCTGGTCTCTTTGACTCCGAAGCAGGGACGGGCCGAACCGGAGCGCGCGATTCAGAAGATTGTGATCGAAGTACAGCCGAAGACGTACTTCCTCAAGACGATCGCCCTGCATGAGGTCAGCGGCAATATCGCGACCTTTGAGTTTTCAGAGTTGAAGCCGAACAGCGGACTGAAGGACGACCTATTTGATTTCAAGGCCCCGGCCGATGTAGAAATCGTGCGGGCGCCGGTGCTGAGCAGACCCTAG
- a CDS encoding ABC transporter substrate-binding protein yields MTFPFVQSPSTTGSADRFRRSLSCTVIALVCLLFSPGLASATDVVILKSSDIAAYNQAISGFKAALPNDVVLAEYDLQGDLEKGRKLARKIRAADPALVFAVGLKAAKAAQLEIVDIPVVYAMVLDPAKYGLNAPNMTGVLMEIPMERQLIMIKSLLPRLKHVGTLYDPSKTATLIEDARRLLKSNGTELVPIPLNNERDVPGALRTLLPSIDALWLVPDSTVLTDESLRFILNTALEERVPVVGFSREFARSGALLCLSVNYGDIGRQAGQLTRKILDGHLSLPAKPLHPDRIEMSLNRKTAKFLDIEIPRDLEEKADELY; encoded by the coding sequence GTGACGTTCCCATTCGTACAATCACCCTCCACCACGGGCTCCGCCGATCGGTTTCGACGGAGCCTGAGTTGCACCGTCATCGCCCTCGTCTGTCTACTCTTCAGTCCAGGGCTGGCCTCGGCCACGGACGTCGTCATTCTCAAGTCGTCGGACATCGCCGCCTATAACCAAGCCATCAGCGGCTTCAAAGCCGCCCTTCCAAACGACGTCGTGCTCGCCGAATATGATTTACAAGGTGATTTGGAGAAAGGACGGAAACTGGCCCGCAAGATCCGTGCAGCCGACCCGGCGCTGGTGTTCGCCGTCGGCTTGAAGGCGGCGAAGGCAGCACAACTCGAGATCGTCGACATTCCAGTGGTCTATGCCATGGTGCTGGATCCGGCCAAGTACGGGCTTAACGCCCCGAACATGACGGGCGTGCTCATGGAAATTCCAATGGAGCGGCAGCTCATCATGATTAAATCCCTGCTGCCTCGTCTCAAACACGTCGGGACCTTGTACGATCCATCCAAAACCGCGACGCTGATCGAAGACGCGCGGCGATTGCTCAAATCCAACGGGACGGAACTTGTCCCGATCCCGCTCAACAACGAGCGGGATGTGCCGGGCGCTCTGCGCACCTTGCTGCCGTCGATCGACGCATTGTGGCTCGTCCCGGATTCCACCGTACTGACCGATGAATCACTACGCTTTATCTTGAATACCGCATTGGAGGAACGCGTGCCGGTGGTCGGATTTTCCCGCGAGTTCGCCCGAAGCGGGGCCCTGCTGTGCCTGTCGGTCAACTATGGCGATATCGGACGACAAGCGGGGCAACTCACCCGCAAGATCCTGGACGGTCACCTCTCACTCCCCGCAAAACCTTTACACCCGGACCGTATCGAAATGAGTCTGAATCGTAAAACCGCCAAGTTCCTCGACATCGAGATCCCCAGAGACCTCGAGGAAAAGGCCGACGAGCTCTATTGA
- a CDS encoding PAS domain S-box protein, with protein MRPPILIVDDDPDIRESLTDMLGHEGYLVHSAASGTDALQQAKQTRYDAALLDIQLPDLNGLSVLKVLMELDASLPVIILTGNVTPENTIGSLAKGAFAYLTKPYNSQELKAILRRAVSVKGLAVLAEHVEEALQASEERFRALVESATDAMVLADQSGLIIWWNGAAERMFGHTKEEALGRPLTIMMPERFRAAHAAGVTRLAQGGTATIIGHTIEMVGLTKTGDEFPIELSLASWRASEGMFFSGIIRNIARRKRAEESVVRLSHQNALILDSAGEGIFGLDPQGCATFVNATAARMLGWSAAELIGKPLAPLFYRIGNDNALYASDPFCLRAALHDGAIHRIQNETFARKDGSLFPVQYVTSPIRERDRPVSAVVVFQDISARKQQEGLQQAQLSVSHILAQAGTVEEAIPQLLHVAGTMGAWDMALLWQCGPMGDKLTCQGGWIRPSHRWDEFLSVCRNSEFPPGMDFPGIAWASKLPLWISDVLADSRFTRAPTASRLGIQGACIVPIRTGSIIHGVLELYTEQRRASDSHLIQILADTGMKIGQFIDRTGAAQALRAAHHMTQSLLASLPGAIFLCGSDWHVQYANALAHQYFAPPGESLIGRPLCECLSLSEPALQQLMVEWNTHRADSPHRLSERECEVAARLYRYRFFPVSTPESPQYQVGILLWDITDDKQLQDELIQAEKLSSLGTMVSGMAHEINNPAQAILSMAELIQDEDDPDTIKQFAADIVGYARHVSTVVRDFSGYARAAGRDGATEIDVAERLLEAVKMVRRGPHFGHVEIATQFEAPVFLRARKGEVDQVFVNLIGNAIQAMEGIGCLTLATGLDGRWIQVTIADTGPGIPDSIRPRIFDPFFTTKTAGKGTGLGLSIVHKIVTKYAGTITVDSTEGGGTTFRLRFPALVQ; from the coding sequence ATGCGCCCTCCCATTCTCATAGTCGATGACGATCCGGATATCCGGGAATCTCTCACGGACATGTTAGGTCACGAGGGATACCTCGTACACAGCGCCGCCTCCGGAACCGACGCCCTTCAACAAGCCAAACAGACGCGCTACGACGCAGCGCTCCTCGACATCCAATTGCCCGACCTCAACGGACTCTCGGTCTTGAAAGTGCTCATGGAATTAGATGCGAGTCTCCCCGTCATCATCCTGACCGGAAACGTCACGCCTGAAAACACGATCGGCTCTCTGGCCAAAGGGGCCTTCGCGTATCTGACCAAGCCCTATAATTCCCAAGAACTCAAAGCCATCCTTCGCCGGGCCGTCTCGGTGAAAGGGCTGGCCGTCCTGGCCGAGCATGTAGAGGAGGCGCTGCAGGCCAGCGAAGAACGCTTCCGGGCGTTGGTGGAGTCGGCGACCGACGCCATGGTGCTCGCCGACCAGAGCGGCCTCATCATCTGGTGGAACGGCGCCGCCGAGCGAATGTTCGGTCACACCAAAGAAGAGGCCCTCGGGCGCCCGCTGACCATCATGATGCCGGAACGGTTTCGCGCCGCGCACGCGGCCGGCGTCACACGTCTCGCCCAGGGTGGAACAGCCACGATCATCGGGCATACCATCGAAATGGTCGGCTTGACAAAAACCGGAGACGAATTCCCGATTGAGCTCTCGCTGGCATCCTGGCGTGCGAGTGAAGGGATGTTTTTCAGCGGCATCATTCGCAATATTGCGCGGCGCAAACGCGCCGAAGAGTCTGTCGTCAGGTTGAGCCATCAGAACGCGCTGATTCTCGACAGCGCCGGGGAAGGCATCTTCGGACTAGACCCGCAAGGATGCGCCACCTTCGTGAACGCAACTGCGGCGCGGATGCTCGGATGGAGCGCGGCAGAACTGATCGGCAAGCCGTTGGCACCGCTCTTTTATCGAATCGGCAACGACAATGCGCTGTACGCCTCAGACCCTTTCTGTCTCCGCGCAGCGCTTCATGACGGCGCCATTCACCGCATCCAAAACGAGACCTTCGCCAGGAAGGACGGCTCGCTGTTTCCCGTCCAATACGTCACCAGTCCCATCCGTGAGCGAGACCGGCCGGTCAGCGCAGTCGTGGTCTTCCAGGACATCAGCGCTCGCAAACAGCAGGAGGGCCTACAGCAGGCACAACTCTCCGTCAGCCATATCCTCGCGCAAGCCGGCACCGTCGAAGAAGCCATCCCGCAACTTCTCCACGTCGCAGGCACAATGGGTGCGTGGGATATGGCGCTCTTGTGGCAATGCGGGCCAATGGGAGACAAGCTGACTTGTCAGGGAGGCTGGATCCGTCCCTCACATCGATGGGATGAATTTCTCTCGGTCTGTCGCAACAGTGAGTTCCCGCCGGGGATGGATTTCCCTGGCATCGCCTGGGCCTCAAAACTTCCGCTCTGGATATCGGACGTCCTGGCGGATTCCCGATTCACCCGCGCACCGACCGCCTCTCGCCTGGGTATTCAGGGGGCCTGCATCGTCCCCATCCGGACCGGCAGCATCATCCACGGAGTGCTTGAGTTGTATACCGAACAGCGGCGGGCCTCCGACAGCCACTTGATTCAGATCCTCGCCGACACGGGCATGAAGATCGGACAGTTCATCGATCGCACAGGAGCCGCGCAGGCATTGCGTGCGGCGCATCACATGACTCAGAGCCTGCTGGCCAGTCTGCCCGGCGCCATTTTCCTGTGCGGAAGCGACTGGCACGTTCAGTATGCCAATGCGTTGGCCCATCAGTATTTTGCGCCTCCCGGCGAATCGCTGATCGGCCGTCCGCTGTGCGAATGTCTTTCCCTCAGCGAGCCCGCGCTCCAACAGCTGATGGTGGAATGGAACACGCACAGGGCAGACTCGCCTCATCGGCTCTCTGAACGTGAGTGCGAAGTCGCCGCACGGTTGTATCGCTATCGGTTTTTTCCGGTCTCGACCCCGGAATCCCCGCAGTACCAAGTGGGCATCCTGTTGTGGGATATCACCGACGACAAACAACTCCAGGATGAACTGATCCAGGCTGAAAAACTCTCCAGCCTTGGCACCATGGTGTCTGGTATGGCGCACGAAATCAACAACCCGGCCCAGGCTATCCTCAGCATGGCCGAGTTGATCCAGGATGAGGACGATCCGGACACGATAAAACAGTTTGCCGCCGATATTGTGGGCTACGCCCGTCACGTCTCCACCGTTGTGCGGGATTTCTCCGGCTATGCCCGCGCGGCCGGCAGGGATGGAGCGACGGAAATCGATGTGGCAGAACGTTTGCTCGAAGCGGTCAAGATGGTCCGGCGAGGGCCTCATTTCGGCCACGTGGAGATCGCCACACAGTTCGAAGCCCCTGTGTTTCTTCGCGCGCGAAAGGGAGAAGTCGATCAGGTGTTTGTCAACTTGATCGGCAACGCTATCCAGGCCATGGAGGGGATCGGCTGCTTGACGTTAGCGACCGGTCTGGACGGCAGATGGATCCAGGTGACCATTGCCGATACCGGTCCGGGCATCCCGGATTCCATCCGCCCGAGGATTTTCGATCCGTTCTTCACCACCAAAACAGCTGGCAAAGGGACGGGACTCGGACTCAGCATCGTGCACAAGATCGTGACCAAATATGCCGGAACCATCACGGTGGACAGCACCGAAGGCGGAGGCACCACCTTCCGGTTACGGTTTCCGGCACTCGTTCAGTAA
- a CDS encoding ATP-binding protein — translation MKGPTVKGPAHYLTSPSLYPSGPGRFISLRTKFVVFFSLIIILTCSGMSWYFIHSKRIAMTERVQDLGTILVKNLAHNVRYGIIIQERVILEQFIDGVMGVDEVVYALITGADGQILAAKSKGKLDSPLGTVRSAERPFYPRPDIADAVIKHSGTEPTITRLRLSGANTIPLREKDSTLPISTSGIHEETFYDFAIPVMKRSESRLEALALQEEETRKAANAPTTPQVFGVVQIGLTEVPMQRELAKVLRNFLLLTLGIITAGILCTNLLARRIITPLRHLAAGARKVSEGDLSTFVVPTTQDEVGQLTALFNLMTKSLQERNQAISANLETIRRHVTQLTTLNQSSTAITSTLDLDRLLSIVLQLLSENLGFARMVLFLWDSERGIATVGQMLGMPPEVEEAARRLEIPVCEDGGFAAELLIRGKPLFVPSIEPVADRISPAVLPWLRQVGISSFVAAPLRSQQRILGYLGADRGTHPCSQEDLDLLVTIASHVAVAVDNARAYTELATLTDHLERRVQERTHELQAVNERLQEHDQRRSKFVSVASHELRTPMTSIKGFVENMLDGLTGQLSERQEHYLQRVKHNVDRLTRIINQLLDWSRLDVGRIEIKPESLHIDEFVRDVVESFQTLAAEKSIVLEVLSCEQPITVRADRDKLEQILWNLVGNAIKFTPPSGHVSVSCSICDARYAQITVADTGCGIAPDELPHVFNEFSKVESAMPSSQGAQLGLFITKSLVALHGGQMCVESRLGVGTQFYFTLPLDNSPASTP, via the coding sequence ATGAAAGGACCCACCGTGAAAGGCCCCGCGCACTACCTCACCTCACCCTCGTTGTACCCGAGCGGCCCGGGACGATTTATCAGTCTCAGGACGAAGTTCGTCGTATTTTTCAGCTTGATCATTATTCTGACCTGCTCGGGAATGAGTTGGTACTTCATTCACAGTAAACGCATCGCCATGACCGAACGAGTGCAAGATCTCGGAACTATTCTGGTCAAGAATCTCGCCCACAACGTACGATACGGCATCATCATCCAGGAACGAGTCATCCTGGAGCAGTTCATCGACGGTGTCATGGGAGTCGACGAGGTGGTCTATGCGCTGATCACCGGCGCAGACGGCCAGATCCTCGCCGCAAAGAGCAAAGGCAAACTCGACAGCCCGCTCGGGACCGTCCGATCGGCAGAACGACCTTTTTATCCGCGTCCTGACATTGCGGACGCGGTGATCAAGCATTCAGGCACGGAGCCGACCATCACGCGCCTCAGGCTCAGCGGTGCGAACACAATCCCTCTGCGGGAGAAGGACTCGACCCTTCCAATTTCGACATCGGGCATTCACGAAGAGACGTTCTACGATTTTGCCATCCCGGTGATGAAGCGCTCGGAATCCCGCCTGGAAGCGCTGGCGCTCCAGGAGGAAGAAACACGCAAAGCGGCGAACGCACCGACCACCCCTCAGGTCTTCGGCGTCGTCCAAATCGGCTTGACCGAGGTGCCGATGCAACGAGAACTGGCGAAAGTTCTGCGAAACTTTCTCCTGCTCACCCTCGGCATCATCACGGCCGGCATTCTCTGCACGAATCTGCTGGCCCGCCGGATCATCACTCCCTTGCGCCATCTCGCCGCAGGCGCACGCAAAGTCAGCGAGGGCGATCTTTCCACCTTTGTCGTTCCGACGACCCAGGACGAAGTCGGCCAACTGACGGCGCTGTTCAATTTGATGACCAAATCTCTTCAAGAACGCAATCAGGCCATCTCCGCCAACCTTGAAACCATCCGGCGACATGTCACGCAACTGACCACCTTGAATCAGTCCAGCACAGCCATCACCTCCACGCTCGACCTTGACCGGCTCCTCTCAATTGTATTGCAGCTGCTCAGTGAAAATTTGGGATTCGCCCGGATGGTCCTGTTTTTATGGGATAGCGAGCGAGGCATCGCGACGGTGGGGCAAATGCTGGGCATGCCCCCGGAAGTGGAAGAAGCCGCTCGGCGGCTTGAGATTCCCGTGTGCGAAGACGGCGGGTTTGCCGCCGAACTTCTGATACGTGGCAAGCCCCTGTTCGTTCCGAGCATTGAGCCGGTCGCCGATCGCATCTCCCCCGCAGTGCTTCCCTGGCTTCGTCAGGTGGGAATCTCCTCCTTCGTCGCTGCGCCTCTTCGGAGTCAACAGCGGATTCTCGGCTACCTGGGCGCCGACCGAGGCACCCATCCCTGCAGCCAGGAAGATCTCGATCTTCTGGTCACCATTGCCAGTCACGTGGCGGTTGCCGTGGACAATGCGCGCGCTTATACCGAACTGGCCACGTTGACGGACCATCTCGAACGACGCGTTCAGGAACGAACGCATGAATTGCAAGCGGTGAACGAGCGCCTGCAGGAGCACGACCAACGGCGCTCGAAATTTGTGTCGGTCGCGTCGCATGAATTACGCACGCCGATGACCTCCATCAAAGGTTTCGTCGAGAACATGCTGGACGGCCTCACCGGTCAACTCTCAGAGCGGCAAGAGCACTATCTCCAGCGGGTGAAACACAATGTGGATCGACTCACACGAATCATCAATCAACTGCTGGACTGGTCTCGCCTGGATGTCGGCCGGATCGAGATCAAGCCCGAATCACTGCACATCGATGAGTTCGTCCGGGATGTGGTGGAGAGCTTTCAGACACTCGCCGCCGAAAAATCCATCGTCCTCGAAGTCCTGTCCTGCGAACAACCGATCACCGTGCGTGCCGACCGCGACAAGCTGGAGCAAATTCTTTGGAATCTGGTCGGCAACGCCATCAAATTCACTCCACCTTCAGGACATGTCTCAGTGAGCTGCAGCATCTGCGACGCGAGGTACGCCCAGATTACGGTGGCCGACACCGGCTGCGGAATTGCCCCCGACGAGTTACCCCATGTCTTTAATGAGTTCTCCAAGGTCGAATCAGCCATGCCCTCTTCACAAGGGGCGCAACTCGGGCTCTTCATCACGAAGAGTCTGGTGGCCCTGCACGGCGGACAGATGTGTGTGGAAAGCCGGCTCGGTGTCGGAACTCAGTTCTACTTCACCTTGCCTCTCGACAACTCACCCGCATCGACGCCGTAG